From a single Halobacteriovorax sp. DA5 genomic region:
- a CDS encoding regulatory protein RecX, with translation MTLKETIEKLPLDDSETKSEDIRSFKRAYQYCIWLLSKRDYSRYKLSQKLYEKKYTPFIDQLLDFLEESKYLQEEQYIRTRIKTFMYKGLSKRNILNKLRAERVEPSTELIDELYEEYRYTEDGQLRELINKKLRSKGVSALEDFNFKQKLIRFLLSKGHSYDKINTELKNVQNDEESNEQNSPF, from the coding sequence ATGACTCTCAAAGAAACCATTGAAAAACTACCTCTAGACGACTCAGAAACGAAGTCTGAAGACATTCGCTCGTTTAAAAGAGCTTATCAATACTGCATCTGGCTTCTATCAAAGAGAGACTACTCAAGATATAAATTATCTCAAAAATTATACGAGAAAAAATACACTCCTTTCATAGATCAGCTACTAGATTTTCTAGAAGAATCTAAATATCTTCAAGAAGAACAATACATTCGTACACGTATTAAAACATTTATGTATAAAGGCTTAAGTAAGAGAAATATTCTCAATAAATTAAGGGCCGAACGAGTCGAACCTAGTACAGAGCTGATCGATGAATTATACGAAGAGTATCGATATACTGAAGATGGTCAACTAAGAGAGCTAATTAATAAGAAATTGCGTTCTAAAGGCGTTTCGGCCCTCGAAGATTTTAATTTTAAGCAAAAGTTGATACGCTTTCTTTTGTCAAAAGGACATTCATACGACAAAATTAATACTGAACTTAAAAATGTCCAAAATGATGAGGAAAGTAATGAGCAAAACTCCCCTTTTTAA
- a CDS encoding ABC transporter substrate-binding protein, whose product MSKTPLFNFILIILLLPLVSCRVDKDDKNTLRFPLTESISTIDPVNGYDSVSMSVIYQGYEQLFEYHYLRKPLKLVPLLAEEMPQVSDDGLTYTIKIKEGVQYHDHPAFNGQPRFVEAQDFINQIKRLAFTPYRSNGWWLFDGRVVGLNKFRKEVGSDFDKLLSTDVDGLKAIDKRTLQIKLIAPYPQMLNALAMSFTSPMPAEVIKKETFLDELIGTGPYKLDKWFRGSKLFMSRFDKYHKSFYPGKGDRFAHSKNLLTDAGKRIPFIDKIEFHIIKEAQTRWLQFMSGKLDFLRVPKDNYHSLVSPSGELTEDFRDKNITLDIFSSFTYWWFSFNMKDPIVGTNKNLRLAIAHAVNVEKYIKTFTNNIGLKANSIYPPGIPGYDPSRKLPYSYNVEKAKEYLRKAGYPDGKGLPTLVYDTRASSTTQRQRAELLKQDLEKIGIKMKIQLNTFPAFLKKSKEGKLQIWLDGWTLDYPDSENVLQLLTTKNQAPGPNVSNYSNSDFDKKFESIKVMNDSDEKYLLMSQVEDIVLEDLPWVLLYYSRDYIVYHNRLKNFRYNDLVVNKVKYLRLK is encoded by the coding sequence ATGAGCAAAACTCCCCTTTTTAATTTTATTCTGATTATTCTGTTACTGCCTCTAGTATCTTGTAGAGTTGATAAAGATGATAAGAATACACTTCGATTTCCACTAACAGAATCGATCTCAACAATTGACCCCGTAAATGGCTATGACTCTGTTTCTATGTCAGTTATTTATCAAGGTTATGAACAATTATTCGAATATCACTATTTAAGAAAACCATTAAAGCTTGTGCCTCTTCTTGCTGAAGAAATGCCACAAGTTTCAGATGATGGACTTACATATACTATTAAAATCAAAGAAGGTGTGCAGTATCATGACCATCCTGCTTTCAATGGTCAGCCACGTTTTGTTGAAGCTCAAGACTTTATCAACCAAATTAAACGCCTCGCCTTTACTCCATATAGAAGTAATGGTTGGTGGCTCTTCGACGGTAGAGTAGTCGGTCTTAATAAGTTTAGAAAAGAAGTTGGAAGTGATTTTGATAAGCTTCTATCTACTGATGTCGACGGACTTAAAGCAATTGATAAAAGAACATTACAAATCAAATTAATTGCACCATATCCACAAATGTTAAACGCTCTGGCAATGAGTTTTACTTCACCTATGCCAGCAGAAGTTATTAAGAAAGAAACATTTCTTGATGAGCTCATTGGTACAGGCCCATATAAACTAGATAAGTGGTTTCGCGGTTCAAAACTCTTTATGAGCCGTTTTGATAAGTATCATAAATCATTCTATCCAGGAAAAGGTGACCGCTTCGCTCATAGTAAGAACTTACTTACTGATGCAGGTAAGAGAATTCCATTCATTGATAAAATTGAATTCCATATCATTAAAGAAGCCCAAACAAGATGGCTACAATTTATGTCTGGGAAATTAGATTTCCTAAGAGTTCCAAAAGACAATTATCACTCACTTGTATCCCCTAGCGGTGAACTTACAGAAGACTTTCGTGATAAGAATATCACTCTTGATATTTTTTCGAGTTTCACATACTGGTGGTTCTCATTCAATATGAAGGATCCAATCGTTGGAACAAATAAGAATCTAAGGCTTGCTATTGCACATGCTGTAAATGTTGAGAAGTATATTAAAACTTTTACAAATAATATTGGATTAAAAGCTAACTCAATTTATCCTCCAGGAATTCCTGGATATGATCCATCAAGAAAACTTCCATATTCTTATAACGTAGAGAAGGCCAAGGAATATCTAAGGAAGGCCGGATATCCAGATGGAAAAGGACTTCCAACTCTTGTTTACGATACGAGAGCATCTTCTACAACTCAAAGACAACGAGCAGAGCTTCTTAAACAAGATCTTGAGAAAATTGGGATTAAAATGAAAATCCAATTGAATACGTTTCCTGCGTTCTTAAAGAAATCGAAAGAAGGTAAATTACAAATATGGCTAGATGGTTGGACTCTTGATTATCCAGATAGCGAAAATGTTCTACAACTTTTAACAACGAAGAACCAAGCTCCTGGACCAAACGTATCAAATTACTCTAATTCAGATTTTGATAAAAAATTTGAAAGTATTAAAGTAATGAACGATAGCGATGAGAAATATCTACTTATGTCACAGGTAGAGGATATTGTTCTAGAGGACCTTCCTTGGGTACTTCTGTACTACTCTCGTGATTATATTGTTTACCATAACCGACTAAAAAACTTCAGATATAACGACCTAGTTGTTAATAAAGTTAAATACTTAAGACTAAAGTAG
- the lon gene encoding endopeptidase La: MNEYEEYNVQIKDSAGDEKFPEDVVIIPIMNSPIFPGMIAPIILTEDKFTAELDEYLIKSGYLALNLVKNDLKNEEGEIDPTIQEDLDSREITSKDIYKVGVLCKVVKRLKLPDGSVNVLVHGIKRYRASNIYEQSPLLRAKYEVFDDILEEDEELDAYTRSIINQVKKLSEVNAYFNEEMKLAMINSSSPGALADLVAFALSLDIPEAQDFLETLVVKKRFGKLLVYLKREKDVADIQKKISDEVNDKVNKYQREYFLREQLKVIKSELGLEEDDKARDISKLKERVLEAKLPEEVLQSVNEELERLEVIPDSSPEYNVTRTYLNWIVDLPWSKSTDDYVDMDKAQKILEKEHYGLEKAKERIMEFLAVRKLKPQFDGTILCLAGPPGVGKTSMGKSIAESLGRKFYRFSLGGMRDEAEIKGHRRTYVGAMPGRLIQAMKRVEVNNPVIMLDEIDKLGQSFQGDPASALLEVLDPEQNHTFIDHYLDVPFDLSKVLFISTANYIGDIPEPLLDRMEIIELSGYTMEEKLSIASKWVIPKQIKKHGLEKKDISLSKATLKKLIEDYAREPGVRVMEQMIAKMCRRAALEKVKAKRHKVFNPKPTELEDILGTARYQSEKALKKLCPGMTTGLAWTGYGGDILYIETLSLNGKGFKLTGQLGDVMNESANLAYSYVKQLLQNEMDEYFKMKPKRKVSDENEEDEMEDFLSEREVHLHLPAGATPKDGPSAGITMALALYSLAHNVTIKSNLAMTGELSLTGKVLPVGGIKEKVLAAKRAGITNIILPIDNEKDLKEVPERHRKGMKFYPVAHFDEVLKIAIPKFKPKFK; this comes from the coding sequence ATGAATGAATACGAAGAGTACAACGTGCAAATTAAAGACTCAGCAGGGGATGAAAAATTTCCTGAAGATGTTGTAATCATACCTATTATGAATAGCCCGATTTTTCCGGGAATGATTGCACCAATTATTTTAACTGAAGACAAGTTTACAGCTGAATTAGATGAGTATCTAATCAAGAGTGGTTACCTTGCACTTAACTTGGTTAAAAATGATCTTAAGAATGAAGAAGGAGAGATTGATCCTACAATTCAAGAAGATCTTGATTCAAGAGAAATAACTTCAAAAGATATCTATAAAGTAGGTGTTCTTTGTAAAGTTGTAAAAAGGCTAAAGCTGCCAGATGGGTCAGTTAACGTTTTAGTTCACGGTATTAAGAGATATCGTGCATCTAATATCTATGAACAATCACCATTACTACGTGCAAAGTATGAAGTATTTGATGATATTTTAGAGGAAGATGAAGAACTAGATGCATACACTCGTTCTATCATTAATCAGGTTAAAAAGCTTAGTGAAGTAAACGCATACTTCAACGAAGAGATGAAGCTTGCAATGATTAACTCTTCTTCTCCTGGTGCACTTGCTGACTTAGTTGCCTTTGCATTATCACTTGATATTCCAGAAGCTCAAGACTTTTTAGAAACTCTTGTTGTTAAAAAGCGTTTTGGAAAACTACTTGTTTATCTAAAGCGTGAAAAAGATGTTGCAGATATTCAAAAGAAAATCTCAGACGAAGTTAACGATAAAGTAAATAAGTATCAGAGAGAATACTTCTTACGTGAACAGCTTAAGGTAATTAAATCTGAGCTTGGGCTTGAAGAAGATGATAAGGCCCGTGATATTAGCAAGCTTAAAGAGAGAGTTCTTGAAGCAAAGCTTCCTGAAGAAGTTCTTCAGTCTGTAAATGAAGAGTTAGAGAGATTAGAAGTAATTCCAGACTCTTCTCCTGAGTATAACGTAACACGTACATACCTAAATTGGATTGTAGACCTTCCTTGGTCTAAGTCTACTGATGATTATGTAGATATGGATAAGGCGCAAAAGATTCTTGAAAAAGAACACTATGGCCTTGAAAAAGCAAAAGAAAGAATCATGGAGTTCTTAGCTGTTCGTAAGCTTAAGCCACAATTTGATGGAACAATTCTATGTCTTGCAGGTCCTCCAGGTGTTGGTAAGACATCTATGGGGAAATCTATTGCTGAATCTCTAGGACGTAAGTTCTATCGTTTCTCTCTTGGCGGTATGAGAGATGAAGCAGAGATTAAAGGACATAGAAGAACTTATGTTGGAGCGATGCCAGGTCGTTTAATTCAAGCAATGAAACGTGTTGAGGTTAATAACCCAGTAATCATGCTTGATGAGATTGATAAACTTGGACAATCTTTTCAGGGTGATCCAGCTTCAGCATTATTAGAAGTTTTAGATCCAGAACAAAATCATACATTCATCGATCATTATCTAGATGTTCCTTTTGATTTATCAAAAGTACTTTTTATATCTACAGCAAACTACATTGGTGATATTCCAGAACCATTATTAGATCGTATGGAAATCATTGAACTTAGTGGTTATACGATGGAAGAGAAGCTTTCAATTGCCTCTAAATGGGTAATTCCAAAGCAAATTAAAAAGCATGGTTTAGAAAAGAAAGACATCAGTTTATCAAAAGCTACTCTTAAGAAGCTTATTGAAGACTACGCTCGTGAGCCTGGTGTTCGTGTCATGGAGCAAATGATTGCTAAAATGTGTCGTCGTGCTGCACTTGAAAAAGTTAAGGCAAAGAGACATAAGGTATTCAATCCTAAACCTACGGAGCTAGAAGATATTCTAGGAACTGCTCGCTACCAAAGTGAAAAGGCCCTTAAGAAGCTTTGTCCTGGTATGACTACTGGTTTAGCTTGGACTGGTTATGGTGGAGATATTCTTTATATCGAAACTCTTTCATTGAATGGTAAAGGGTTTAAGTTAACTGGTCAGCTTGGTGATGTAATGAACGAGTCAGCTAACCTTGCTTATAGTTATGTAAAACAACTTCTTCAAAATGAAATGGATGAGTATTTCAAGATGAAACCAAAGAGAAAGGTTTCTGATGAAAATGAAGAAGATGAGATGGAAGACTTCCTTTCTGAAAGAGAAGTTCACCTTCACCTTCCAGCAGGTGCAACTCCTAAAGATGGTCCTTCAGCAGGTATTACAATGGCATTGGCCCTTTATTCTCTTGCACATAATGTGACAATTAAGAGTAATCTTGCAATGACTGGTGAGTTATCACTTACAGGTAAGGTACTTCCAGTTGGTGGTATTAAAGAAAAAGTATTAGCAGCTAAGAGAGCTGGTATTACAAATATTATTCTACCAATAGATAATGAGAAGGATTTAAAAGAAGTTCCTGAAAGACATAGAAAGGGAATGAAATTTTATCCGGTTGCGCATTTTGATGAAGTTCTAAAAATTGCGATTCCAAAATTTAAGCCAAAGTTTAAGTAA
- the rplM gene encoding 50S ribosomal protein L13 → MYTEKSFVLKPADADKKWHLIDATDMVVGRLATEIANVLRGKNSPKYTPHTDSGDFVVVINAEKVRFTGNKWNDKVYYRHTGYAGGLKERTAKEQLERKPEAILMSAVKGMLPKNSLGRKQLTKLKVFAGSEHAHEAQKPVEYKF, encoded by the coding sequence ATGTACACTGAGAAATCATTTGTGTTGAAGCCAGCAGACGCTGACAAAAAATGGCACTTAATTGATGCTACTGATATGGTAGTTGGACGTTTAGCAACTGAAATCGCTAATGTATTAAGAGGGAAGAACTCACCAAAGTACACTCCTCATACAGATTCTGGTGATTTTGTTGTTGTTATTAACGCAGAAAAAGTTAGATTTACTGGGAATAAGTGGAACGATAAAGTTTACTACAGACACACAGGGTATGCTGGTGGACTTAAAGAAAGAACTGCTAAAGAACAATTAGAAAGAAAGCCAGAAGCGATTCTTATGAGCGCTGTTAAAGGTATGCTTCCTAAGAATTCTCTAGGTAGAAAACAATTAACAAAACTTAAGGTTTTTGCTGGATCTGAGCATGCACATGAAGCTCAAAAACCAGTAGAATACAAATTCTAG
- the rpoZ gene encoding DNA-directed RNA polymerase subunit omega — protein sequence MARITIEDCLEKVENRYELVHLTAKRVKQLRDGADQLVKSKNKDVVTALREIAAGKVKHAPVSEYDSDEF from the coding sequence ATGGCAAGAATTACGATTGAAGACTGTTTAGAAAAAGTTGAAAACCGTTATGAGTTAGTACACCTAACAGCTAAGCGAGTTAAGCAACTAAGAGATGGTGCAGACCAACTTGTTAAAAGTAAAAATAAAGATGTTGTTACAGCACTTAGAGAAATTGCAGCTGGTAAAGTTAAGCATGCTCCAGTAAGTGAGTACGACTCAGACGAATTCTAA
- a CDS encoding outer membrane protein assembly factor, translating to MVILRLIATFFLLITPVFGAESINIKNVDIDCTGREECLYIIESFKKYEGKDLTREELNRVIQFELAKPYYKTFFYEVKKGRLNIVVETKPRILSVYVKGTDSVLNRRIKNDFNLKEGDYYDETTAQEGLKAIGKEYFKQGSKVGTITKELNQEGVKLTLNLLKNEIRRLEEIRLNGLFGVKLKESEKFWHRIRGTSLDFTNYKKMLQEYRTLLIRDGFWLSRVKEELKVLNNGNYELIFNIELGSRFGVNFHNNYRLNHNDLLSHVKKYIQNNKGRFDDISLNRHIVNFYRENGYYYAKSKLTEAKGFDLNGNNILNLYFTINEGRKVTVSQVNFNGNHYKDNKRLRNIYYKTDSDLLKADYLHERGLENASEKIKELYVKDGYIFVNIEKPKVDFIDGGDAAVVSFSISEGAQYILSKINIEGIEDEEAKYFIEDVLKNKIGKPFNVVHIDEDLKNALISLKTRGYYFSSYSEKRPKKIVNVNSATNEIELNLKFGLGVKTYLGNVIVTGNSATKDVVIRRELPLVRGDLVTPKAMNDFIARLRELGLFSNVNISSFVGEEISPTEKYLNFVIKVTEKDFGLAEIAPGFRTDLGLKFSSTISYNNFNGMNRSFIFKAQTNWRTDFSYLDDRRKQDSRKLLEGLVQFQYVEPYLFYDLFNSKVTFKATARYERKRYSDFDADIISFSPQLIKTFSDVLSMSLTYEFDNIRQFDATDAIDEDKYIIGAIRPELTLDFRDNKTLPKKGSWFNFSWEFANPYLGSQESEDLTIDYHKAVVRNFNYIPMGDITLATSIALGYEHNFSSDIVKDSSGNVIIDSDGKPMTTGYIPPLKVFRLIGRDYLRGYSDLESGRLNDGSYINDTTVRGEAYFVNFRLEPRYYIGDYSAIAVFFDAGRVFVDKIDNFDLLKSVGMSFKFFTPIGSLDFDYGVKLDRIGGDSFGRFHITIGQF from the coding sequence ATGGTCATTCTAAGATTGATAGCCACATTCTTTCTTCTAATCACTCCAGTTTTTGGAGCCGAATCAATTAATATCAAAAATGTTGATATTGATTGTACTGGACGTGAGGAGTGTTTATATATTATCGAAAGCTTCAAAAAGTATGAAGGCAAAGATTTAACTCGTGAGGAGTTAAATAGAGTGATTCAATTTGAACTAGCAAAGCCATACTATAAAACATTCTTTTATGAAGTTAAAAAAGGGCGACTTAATATTGTTGTAGAGACTAAGCCTCGAATTTTATCAGTATATGTTAAGGGAACAGACTCTGTTCTTAATCGTCGTATAAAAAATGATTTTAATTTGAAAGAGGGTGACTATTATGATGAGACAACTGCACAAGAGGGACTTAAGGCAATCGGTAAGGAATACTTTAAACAAGGTTCTAAAGTAGGCACCATTACTAAAGAGTTAAATCAAGAAGGGGTGAAGCTTACTTTAAATCTTTTGAAGAATGAAATTAGAAGATTAGAAGAAATTAGGCTTAATGGTTTATTTGGCGTGAAGCTTAAAGAGTCAGAAAAGTTCTGGCATCGTATAAGAGGTACTTCTCTAGATTTTACTAATTATAAAAAAATGCTGCAGGAGTATCGTACCCTGCTTATTAGGGATGGCTTTTGGTTATCGCGTGTAAAAGAAGAACTTAAAGTTTTGAACAATGGGAATTATGAGTTAATTTTTAATATCGAACTTGGTTCTAGATTTGGTGTTAATTTTCATAATAATTACCGACTCAATCATAATGATCTACTTTCTCATGTTAAGAAGTATATACAAAACAATAAGGGAAGATTTGATGATATTTCTCTCAATCGACATATTGTAAATTTCTATCGTGAAAATGGTTACTATTATGCAAAGTCTAAACTTACGGAAGCGAAGGGATTTGATTTAAATGGAAATAATATTTTAAATCTATACTTCACGATTAATGAAGGTCGAAAGGTTACAGTTTCACAAGTAAACTTTAACGGAAATCACTATAAAGACAATAAACGACTAAGAAATATTTATTATAAAACAGACTCTGACTTACTCAAAGCAGACTATCTTCATGAAAGAGGACTAGAAAATGCTTCTGAAAAAATAAAAGAGTTATACGTTAAAGATGGATATATTTTTGTAAATATAGAAAAACCTAAAGTTGACTTTATAGATGGTGGCGATGCTGCAGTAGTATCTTTTTCAATCTCGGAAGGTGCACAGTATATTTTAAGTAAGATAAATATCGAGGGCATTGAGGATGAAGAGGCTAAATATTTTATAGAAGATGTTTTAAAAAATAAAATAGGTAAGCCATTCAACGTTGTACATATAGATGAAGATTTGAAAAATGCGCTAATCTCTCTAAAGACAAGAGGTTATTATTTTAGTTCTTATAGTGAAAAGCGACCTAAGAAAATTGTAAATGTTAACTCAGCAACTAATGAAATTGAACTTAATCTCAAGTTTGGCCTAGGTGTAAAAACTTACTTAGGGAATGTCATTGTAACAGGTAATTCAGCAACTAAGGACGTCGTAATTAGACGAGAGCTTCCTCTTGTTCGTGGTGATCTCGTTACACCAAAGGCGATGAATGATTTTATTGCACGATTAAGAGAGTTAGGCTTATTTTCGAACGTAAATATCTCTTCATTTGTTGGAGAGGAAATTTCTCCTACTGAAAAGTATTTGAACTTTGTTATCAAAGTTACTGAAAAGGATTTTGGGCTTGCTGAAATTGCCCCAGGTTTTCGTACTGATCTTGGTCTAAAGTTTTCTTCAACTATTTCGTATAACAACTTTAATGGAATGAACCGTTCTTTTATCTTCAAGGCGCAGACTAACTGGAGAACTGACTTTTCATATCTTGATGACCGTAGAAAACAGGATTCTAGAAAGCTTTTAGAAGGGCTAGTACAGTTTCAATATGTAGAGCCTTATTTATTTTACGATCTATTTAATTCGAAGGTAACTTTTAAGGCCACTGCACGATATGAAAGGAAAAGATATTCTGACTTTGACGCTGATATTATTAGTTTTTCACCTCAACTTATAAAGACATTCTCTGATGTCTTATCGATGAGTCTTACATATGAATTTGATAATATCAGGCAATTTGATGCAACGGATGCTATTGATGAAGATAAGTATATTATTGGTGCAATTAGACCTGAGCTGACTTTAGATTTTAGAGACAATAAAACACTTCCAAAGAAGGGCTCATGGTTTAACTTTTCTTGGGAATTTGCTAATCCTTATTTAGGTTCTCAAGAAAGTGAAGATTTAACGATTGATTACCATAAGGCAGTTGTTAGAAATTTTAACTATATACCTATGGGTGATATTACTTTAGCGACTTCAATAGCACTTGGATATGAACATAACTTTTCTAGTGACATCGTTAAAGATAGTAGCGGTAATGTAATTATTGATTCAGATGGAAAACCAATGACTACAGGCTATATTCCTCCATTAAAGGTATTTCGTTTAATTGGACGTGATTATTTGCGTGGGTATAGCGATCTAGAGAGTGGAAGACTTAATGACGGTAGTTATATTAATGACACAACAGTTAGAGGTGAGGCATATTTTGTAAACTTCAGACTGGAGCCAAGATATTATATTGGTGACTATTCTGCTATTGCTGTATTTTTTGATGCAGGGCGAGTATTTGTTGATAAAATTGATAATTTTGACTTACTGAAATCTGTTGGTATGAGCTTCAAGTTTTTTACACCAATTGGCTCTCTAGATTTTGACTACGGAGTGAAATTAGATCGCATCGGGGGCGACTCTTTTGGCCGTTTTCACATCACAATTGGCCAATTCTAA
- the rpsI gene encoding 30S ribosomal protein S9 yields the protein MAKGKTWDSQAVGRRKSSVARVYMAAGTGKVVVNNRDIKEYFTKGTDRYVVNQPLNLLKLADKYDLKINVTGGGTTGQAGAVRLGVARAILKIDAALRGELKSAGFLTRDPRKVERQKAGQKGARAKYQFSKR from the coding sequence ATGGCTAAAGGAAAAACTTGGGATTCACAGGCAGTTGGTAGAAGAAAATCTTCAGTTGCTAGAGTTTACATGGCTGCAGGGACTGGTAAAGTTGTTGTTAATAATAGAGATATCAAAGAGTACTTCACAAAAGGTACAGATAGATACGTTGTTAACCAACCTCTAAACCTACTTAAGCTTGCAGACAAATATGATCTAAAAATCAACGTAACTGGTGGTGGAACTACTGGTCAAGCGGGTGCTGTTCGTCTTGGTGTTGCAAGAGCAATTCTTAAGATTGATGCTGCACTTAGAGGCGAGCTTAAATCAGCTGGATTCCTTACAAGAGATCCAAGAAAAGTTGAAAGACAAAAAGCTGGTCAGAAAGGTGCAAGAGCAAAGTACCAATTCTCGAAGCGTTAA